The Colletotrichum higginsianum IMI 349063 chromosome 2, whole genome shotgun sequence genome has a segment encoding these proteins:
- a CDS encoding NCS1 nucleoside transporter, translating into MADNLESQRDQSHHDDKQARESPDVQQHQPGRHGKSLVRRVLMAGRVEEGGIEPIPLEARTNTKYFNAFTIWCSINTNILAITFGMLGPVSFGLGLRDSALVILFFNLLSTLAPAFLSTWGPKTGMRQMIQARFSFGYYFVYIPVVLNLATLTGFCVIICVIGGQCLSAVSEGDLSTAVGIVLIGIAALLISFCGFNVLHFYEGYAWMPALVAIIIAVGCGGQQLKQQAAAEPATASGVLSFGGVIASYMLPWACIASDLTTYFDPTKRLVSHRIFAYSYLGLVVPTILLMTLGAAIGGAMGNIPEWQDGFSSTLVGGVLGAMLAPAGGFGKFILVVLAFTLLANISGTMYAITLNFQTLIPTFRLPRYVFSVVVTAIIIPIAIRAAHDFFLSLENFIALIGYWSASFIGIVVAEHFVFRRGNHSLYETAIWEEPSKLPLGAAAIGAAVLSFALVVPCISQVWFTGPIAVTTGDIGFEVAFFLSGLLYLPLRYAERRLMGR; encoded by the exons CCTCGTGCGCCGAGTCCTGATGGCCGGCcgggtcgaggagggcggcatCGAGCCCATCCCGCTCGAGGCCCGAACAAACACCAAGTACTTCAACGCCTTTACAATCTGGTGTTCGATCAACACCAACATTCTGGC CATCACCTTCGGCATGTTGGGTCCCGTCTCGTTCGGACTCGGCCTGCGGGACTCGGCCCTCGTGATTCTCTTTTTCAACCTCTTGTCGACCCTGGCCCCGGCGTTCCTGTCCACTTGGGGCCCCAAGACAGGCATGCGCCAGATGATCCAAGCTCGCTTCAGCTTTGG CTATTACTTCGTGTACATCCCCGTCGTTCTCAATTTGGCGACCCTCACCGGGTTCTGTGTCATTATCTGCGTGATTGGAGGACAGTGCCTCTCGGCAGTCTCCGAGGGCGACCTCTCGACCGCCGTCGGTATTGTCCTGATCGGCATCGCGGCGCTGTTGATATCCTTCTGCGGTTTCAACGTGCTGCACTTCTACGAAGGCTACGCTTGGATGCCGGCCCtggtcgccatcatcattGCCGTGGGCtgcggcggccagcagctgaagcagcAAGCTGCGGCTGagccggcaacggcatccGGGGTCCTCAGCTTCGGCGGTGTCATCGCATCCTACATGCTCCCGTGGGCTTGCATCGCGTCCGATCTGACGACCTACTTCGACCCCACGAAGCGCCTCGTATC TCACCGCATCTTCGCTTACAGCTATCTCGGACTGGTCGTGCCGACCATCCTGCTCATGACCTTGGGCGCGGCCATTGGCGGCGCCATGGGCAACATCCCCGAGTGGCAGGACGGCTTCAGCAGCACCTTGGTCGGCGGCGTTCTCGGAGCCATGCTCgccccggccggcggcttcggcaaGTTCATCCTCGTCGTGCTCGCCTTCACCCTGCTGGCCAACATCTCCGGCACCATGTACGCCATCACGCTCAACTTCCAGACCCTGATCCCCACGTTCCGGCTGCCGCGGTACGTCTTCTCCGTCGTGGTGaccgccatcatcatccccATCGCGATCCGGGCCGCCCACGACTTCTTCCTCAGCCTGGAGAACTTCATCGCCCTCATCGGCTACTGGTCGGCGTCGTTCATCGGCATCGTGGTCGCCGAGCACTTCGTTTTCCGCCGCGGGAACCACAGCCTGTACGAGACTGCGATCTGGGAAGAGCCGTCAAAGCTGCCGTTGGGCGCCGCAGCTATCGGGGCTGCCGTGCTTAGCTTCGCTCTTGTCGTTCCGTGCATCTCTCAAGTGTGGTTTACAGGGCCCATCGCAGTCACGACGGGAGATATTGGATTCGAGGTCGCGTTTTTCCTCAGTGGTCTCCTATACCTGCCTCTGCGTTACGCCGAGAGGCGGTTGATGGGACGGTAA